One part of the Anopheles coustani chromosome 2, idAnoCousDA_361_x.2, whole genome shotgun sequence genome encodes these proteins:
- the LOC131267744 gene encoding nuclear envelope phosphatase-regulatory subunit 1 homolog, giving the protein MSPSETSACEDLKAFERRLTEVIACLQPPTLRWRLLLGVTALVTFVGAFYWLTDPRTSIVPLIESLLNHSIFTISTIVLLVLFVFGIHKLVIAPQIITSRTRNVLAEFNMSCDETGKLIVRPRPNNNARYMDMS; this is encoded by the exons ATTTAAAAGCGTTCGAGAGGCGACTAACGGAAGTTATTGCTTGCCTGCAGCCACCGACGCTTCGGTGGAGAC tgCTGTTGGGTGTAACTGCCCTAGTAACATTCGTCGGTGCATTCTACTGGCTCACCGATCCTCGCACTTCGATCGTGCCGCTGATAGAATCCCTTTTAAATCATTCAATTTTTACAATATCTACAATCGTCTTAT TGGTCCTCTTTGTATTCGGAATACACAAACTGGTGATTGCCCCGCAAATCATCACCTCACGGACGCGTAACGTGCTAGCTGAGTTTAACATGTCCTGCGACGAAACCGGCAAACTTATAGTGCGCCCAAGACCAAACAACAACGCACGATACATGGATA